ATGAAGAAGTTGAATCAAGGAACCACTTTTTAAgataaagaagaaaacaagttttaggatattattttcatttttatctcatCTCGCAGTAGGGGACAAATCGAAACTGAAGATTACATATTttagggaagaagaagagtaacaTCACGATATATCATAGTTCAGCCACAAAGTACAATATGACCTACGTCTAATCTCTACcacaataatgaaattttttttactataataAAAACGAATTACAGACACCAATTTCAAAAAACTCACACTCTCGTACCACCTTAAGCTAACTCAAACTTAATTCAACATCTAGATGCTAACCCAACTTAAATAACGAAAACCAAGTGTACTCAACTAAGCACTTTCAAACACAACTCTCAAACAAAATGAATATACAGTTTTTGTGTGAACATTCTCTTTGCTTTTTTGTTTCCTTCAATAACTCTCAATTCTAGACGCAAGAGATAAAGAACACATTCAAAATACAATGACTAAAATCTGATTTTTCTCAATGTGATCTGTACGAAAAGGTTCCTTCCATCCTTGATAAACTTTTCATATATAAGACTTGATCTTCTTCATGAATGGTATGTATGGAAACAAATTCCCATGATACAAGCTAGCCGTTGCATGATTTAGGCTACATGGCCGTTGGTCCTTATTGAGCAaaacttttcttctttgtttcatCATACATGGAGGAAGTGCAGTAGATCCTTTCAATTATAACTTGATTCTTCCTCAATAAAATCTTCATTAATATGCATTATTCTTACTTCTTTGATAGAATATGATTGATTCCTACATTGTTCATCAATCATCATAAATGTTaattataatagaaaaatagttaattatgtttgtcatcatatAATACCAAATCAATTTTTGATTTAACacatttatatattttcacAGGTCTAAGTCAGGACAGACCACGCCAAATAACTTATTTCATAAACTTGAGCTTGGCTTATTaaagaatttaaacttttaaaatagtTTGGGAATGGACTTATTTTCTGTCAGACTAGAAGAGATAAAGCTAAACACAGATTAAGTTGTAGGCCTCTGATAGATCGTTTATCCTTTTTTCATTTCCTAATCACATCTATAAATTTGATCTGATAGATCcgactaaaaataaaaaaaatatattatttgttaagttgtcttatttctttttttattgtattggttatcttatttctattgttttaaaaaataatgtatgaataatatttttgaaaaaaaacattcccaaaaaaaaagtatatccaagaaaacaaaattaatagcacaggttttcttctctctttttttcaaatttaaaatgccTTATATCTGCATATCTGATTCGATCTGTTCTAAATATCATCggattaaataaatattttggcCAACACCTTTATACTTGATTAAATGGAGCCCCCAATGAAAAATTGGTGGAAGGTGAATATGTTAGGAAAAAGAACTTCGGTTGCGGTCATTAGAAACAAGATAGAGTAGTTATTGTTCGAATTTATAGATAAGATCAAAACATGTTCTAGCCTAACTGGGAAAGCGACTGCAATCAAGCATGTATTAACTACAGTGAAAAATCTTGAGCTGAAAAATATTCGTATGGAATCTGGTAGCTTATCTTTAATCGAAGAGATGAAATTGAAAAACGCAACAAAAAAGAATTTAGGGGTGTTCATAAAAAAACCAATAAACTGGTTAATCgattaaaaaaaacttaacgaaatttaatttttttttaaaatggtttatAAATTATAACCAATTTTAGAAAGTGGTTAACGGCACGAATTTTAAAAAGTGGTTAACCAATTTTGAAAAGTGCAACAAGAAGATTGATGGTGAAAAGGAGCACGAGGTTTTATCACGCGAATGCACAATAAAAGCGTGGAAGAGGGGGCTCTCTGCCGCGCCTCTAGGCTCCGGATGAGCGTTTCAGTggctgtgtgtgtgtgtgcccTAAGCTCCTGACATTGATGtagaaaaatactaaaacagAATACATATTTTTTCATACACGGGTTCAATCGAGCTGGATTGGGTGACCCAAGTCTTAGCTGGAACTTAATTAAAGGAATTAAccaaactattttttaaaaccTCAGGTTTCACCGAATTACAATAAAATCGGGCTAAATTAGTCCAAAGTATTTAAGTTCGGACCGAATATCGGCCTCTCTGGTCGAACCGGGCCATGAGCACCTCTACTCATCGCCATTCCTATTGGACTGTGCGGACATGCTCACAGGCCAGGTCCAAAACTAAAAGCTGCCCATACAGAATTTTTAATAGGTGGGACCAATCCGTTTGACAACCCTACGGCAACCAGAGCCGAACCAAGGAATTGGCACTGCTGAGAGCCCCAACTCTCACTCACTCTCGCAGTCTCACTCCCTCCACTTTTTTCACTCCCTGCGTGGTCCCCTTCTTCTCCCCACCTTCTCTTTAACCCTAGCCCTTCTCCACACTCTCTGTGCAGACGCCGTCCTCCTTCTTCCGTCTTCGTCCTCGTCGTCTATCACTTCTGTAGTTTCTTCACTGTCCAAGTTTGTATCTCAGTTCCAAAATGCAGATGCCTCAGGTAATTTACAAAATTGCATGCGTTAGCTGCATTGCATTTATTTGAAATTCATATGTGGGAAAAATTAGGtcattttttcttctgctgcttggtatatagaaaaataaaaacaacagGGTTTCTTTTACTCCTTCCCCTTAAGAAACGGTTTTCAGAGCTTTCTTTTGACTTATAAAATTAGATGGTTTATTTCATCTTTTGTTAGTTTAAAGACATGATGAGACAAAGGCTttgatcttttttttataagtttCTAGTTTTTATGTTCTATGTCTTATGTTTTATGACCTCCTTATGACTTATGAGTTATGACTTGAACttgattttatgtttatttgctAAATTGCTACTATATTTGCTGCATTAATTGGATGTCTTATGACTAGATTTTAAAGTTTATTATATTTTGCAATTTTTCTGCATGTTTTTTTGTACATATATATGCATTTTTTAGGTAATCCGCTATTTCCGTCATTTTCCACAACGCCATCTGCCATAAAACAATGGCGGAGTTTTGCCGCCATCCACAATAAAAAACTATGATGCGTGATCAAGTTCTATTTGTGCAGCATCCATATCATACCAATCCTGTATCCATTCAAGGATCTTCGGCATTGGTGCCAGTGGATTTGAATGAAAACCATGTTGATTCTCACAACGATGCACAAAACGGTGGATATCAACAAGCAGAATCCCTCTTCCGACGGTCCCAGGTTGAGTAAAATTTGTAGTGTTTAATCATGCTGTTGTTGCTGCTATCATCAGCCTAGGGTAAAAATATCTATTGTTTTGTTACCCTAAACTAATTGTTTGAATGTTTATTTGGTAACTAGTTTCATCatttatgagaaaaaaattatcttagtttatcaCAGAAGTACTGTTATGTACTGTTTGGGGATTTCAgttgaatgatgatgatatatACTACAGACTTCCCTAAAACCTTTGAATACTTCCAGAAACTAGAGGCTGATCTACATATGTTGGGGATGAAAATTAAGCAGCACGAGGACAACCTAAATAATTTGAATGCTCAAAAGAGCAAATTGGACAATTCCATTCTTCATTTGCAAGGTACGTTTGCTCTTACTTTCTATCTGTTAAGAAGCTACTTAttactttttcaatttcatgaATAATTGTCCTGCCTTTTGTGGTGCATAATCAAATTGATGTTGTAATCTTTCACGTTGTTGAATGTCATTGCATATTCTGATGACAACGTAGCGAAGTGTCAGTGACAGTGATGTAATTGTTGGCAACAAGAGGATTCTGAAGGTTGCGCTTGTTTTGTCTGTTTATCTTAACTCCCATGTGAACCCCTTGAGCAAGAATAACCACTTATTTGATTGCATTTTTAATTGATCAAAATATTCTTACTAACAGTCATGTTTACAATTTCGCGTTCTGAAATTATGCTTTTCCCAAATTAATTctgtatttttatcttaaaaacattaaaaagatGCACATCACAGCTACAGAGTgcttgttgatttctaattATACATGATGATATTAACATTATGCAGTATGATATGTTGGAGTGAAAGTTTGGTGCGTATATCTACTAGATTTGTTCCCTAGTTGTTATACTTTTTACTCCTCTGCTCAAAACCTGAAATGATCTGttgtttcattttctttattaattctATATTGATGAAGAGAAAGTTTCAATTGTGTTATGTATCTGTTTTTCTATTCATAGTTACTAGTGGGAAATCAGAGTCTTCAAATACACTTACCATTGATAATGGGGACAGTCCCCTCCCCATCAGTAAGGAGGAGGTTAATAAACAGATATTGCAACATGAAAAATCTGCTGCGGGTATTTTGTGCCAGATCAAGACTCGTTTTAAAGCTCAGGCATCTCATCTTACACCAACTAAGGATGTTGTGGGGATTGTTGCCACACTGGGCCAAGTTGAGGATGACAATCTTAGCAGGTACTATTTGGCATAGATATTTGACTTTTGGATTGTAAATCATGCAGTTATTCCAAACTTGTGAATTGTGATAGCTTTCATGTATCTTCAGTTTCAATGACATTATCTttgaaaaagacaaatttttaaaaagccTTATTCATCTCTAGTTCCATTTCTATGAATGTTACACATACATGCTGGTAGTTTCATTGTGCTTATTTGGAATGCAGACTTTTCTCAGAGTATCTAGGGCTGGACACCATGCTGGCGCTTGTCTGTAGAACCATTGAAGGAATCAAGGCTCTTGAAATGCATGATAAGGACGGCATTGTAAATAAGAGTTCTGGTCTTCACGGACTAGGTGCCTCTATTGGAAGGGCTTTGGATGGTCGGTTTCTAGTGATATGTCTTGAATCTCTGAGGTATGATTACATTTACAAGTGTCTCTGAATAAGTTAGTGTTTTTATTAAcctttttcctcttttcttttaGGCCTTATCCAGGTACATATATGGCTGATGATGCACAACGGAAGCTGGACATTTTAAACCCAAGATTACCCAATGGGTCATGTCCGCCTGGCTTTATTGGCTTTGCAGTGAATATGATAAACATTGATAGCTCAAACCTATTTGGTGTAACTCCCAGTGGTTATGGCCTCAGAGAAACCCTGTTTTATAATCT
The Arachis duranensis cultivar V14167 chromosome 5, aradu.V14167.gnm2.J7QH, whole genome shotgun sequence genome window above contains:
- the LOC107491340 gene encoding protein DEFECTIVE IN MERISTEM SILENCING 3, yielding MQMPQHPYHTNPVSIQGSSALVPVDLNENHVDSHNDAQNGGYQQAESLFRRSQKLEADLHMLGMKIKQHEDNLNNLNAQKSKLDNSILHLQVTSGKSESSNTLTIDNGDSPLPISKEEVNKQILQHEKSAAGILCQIKTRFKAQASHLTPTKDVVGIVATLGQVEDDNLSRLFSEYLGLDTMLALVCRTIEGIKALEMHDKDGIVNKSSGLHGLGASIGRALDGRFLVICLESLRPYPGTYMADDAQRKLDILNPRLPNGSCPPGFIGFAVNMINIDSSNLFGVTPSGYGLRETLFYNLFSRTQVYKTRADMVQALPCISDGALSLDGGMIRSCGVFYMGNRVDIDVRFPRPEISMGIDNSLKLEMQLKDLKSQKENILEDLKREQTLLDVAKVNFQKKKNEYIRFLAESSANATTQVGRF